From Kitasatospora sp. MAP12-44:
GGCTGAGCGGGGGTGCCCCCGGCGCTGCCGATCACCCGGCCGAGGTTGTCCACCTCCAGCTGGGTGACGCCGCTGGTGCCGCGCAGGTCGCTGTCGTAGACCGATTCGAGGCCGGCCCGGCCGATCTGGTCGGAGGCCAGGTACTTGGCCTTGCCGGTCTTGTCCTGGGACTTGGTGACCTCGTCGTCGGTCACCGGGGAGAGGTAGCCGACCAGCTGCGCGGCGTTGGCGCCGTCCGGGGCGGGGTACTGGCGCACCGCGGTGGGCTGGGCGGTGATGCCGGGGAAGTCCTCGCGGCGTTCCATTATCTGCATCGCCTGCTGGGTGGTGGCCTGGCTGGTCACCGGGATCGGCTGGTAGGGAGAGCCGTTCCAGCAGGGCTGCGGGGTCTTGGCGTCGCAGAGCCGGACCTTGTTCTCCACGTCGGTGGGGCTCAGCCCGAGCACCTGGGCCAGCCGGGTCAGCGCCGCCTTGCCGTGGTCCTTCTGCTCCAGCAGCGAGGTACGGCTGACCGAGACCACCAGCTGGGTCTGGTTGCCGGCCAGCACCCGGCCGTCGGCGTCCAGGATCTCGCCGCGCACAGCCGGGTCGATCACGTCGCGGATGTGGTTGCTGGACGCCTGGGCGGTGTACTCGCTGCCGTTGCGGATCTGCAGGAACCAGAGCCGGCCGCCGAGGGTGGCGAGCAGCGAGAGCACCAGGATCTGCAGCACCACCAGACGGATCGTCACCCGGCGGGTCCGGCCGGTCTCCGGGATGTTGCTCACGTCTGGGGCTCCCCGATGCAGAAGGTGATGCCGAAGGTGGTCAGAACTTGAGGCCGCGGGCCTTGCGAGCGCTGCTCGGACCGGCCGAGACCTCACGGGTGGTGCGGTAGCGGGCCAGCGTGCCCAGACCCGAGCCGGTGACCTCGCCGCCCGCCGCCCCCGGGTCGGCCCAGCGGGCCAGCAGCATCACCGCGGGCACCACGAAGGGCGCCAGCAGCAGGTCGTACAGCAGCGCGCTGGCGGCCAGGCCCGGCAGGCCGACGTGCCGGGCGGCGGTGTCGCCGACCAGCGCGCCCACCGCCGCGTACAGCACGGTGGAGACGACGGCCGCGCCGGCCACCACCAGCAGCGGGCCCATGACGGTGCGTCGGCGCCCCGAGTCGGCGCGGAACATCCCGGCCGCGTAGCCCATCACGCAGAGCACCAGCGCGTAGCGGCCGATCGCGTGGTCCGAGGGCGGGGCCAGGTCGGCCAGCAGGCCAGCGCCGAACCCGGTCAGGCAGCCGCCGCTCGGCCCGAAGACCAGGCCCAGGCCGACGACCACGAGCAGCAGCAGGTCCGGGGTGGCCCCCGGCAGCTGC
This genomic window contains:
- the mreD gene encoding rod shape-determining protein MreD, giving the protein MAVKRILLSAVLVLLALVIQVSVLGRLQLPGATPDLLLLVVVGLGLVFGPSGGCLTGFGAGLLADLAPPSDHAIGRYALVLCVMGYAAGMFRADSGRRRTVMGPLLVVAGAAVVSTVLYAAVGALVGDTAARHVGLPGLAASALLYDLLLAPFVVPAVMLLARWADPGAAGGEVTGSGLGTLARYRTTREVSAGPSSARKARGLKF